The stretch of DNA GACATGCCGCCCGTCCGTGGTGAGGTAGACGAACATGTCCCGCTTCGACGTCAGGTTGCCGCCGAACTCCGCCTGCACCCGCGTCTTGAAGACCTCCTGCGCCCCCAGCTCCGTCTTCAGCGTCTCGCGCGACTCCACCTTGGCGCGCATGGTGAAGCTCTTGCTGCCGGTGAACACCGGGTAGGCGTACTCGCCGCCCACGACGAGCTCGCGGTTGCGCAGCGCGAACGTCGCCCCCGTCACGTCGAGCGTGCCCTCGACCACCTCGGCGGTGGACTCGCGCGGCGCCTCGCCCTCCTTCTGCTTGACGACGAAGACACTCTTGCCATCCGGCTGCATCTTGATGCGCTGGCGGCGGCGCTTGCCGTTCTCGTCCGCGTGCAAGTCGCTGCCCACCACGCGCTGGGTGTCGGCCTTCCAGTAGGAGACGAACTTGTCCTTGATGGGCCACACGCCGATGAGCGCGTCCGAGCGCGCCACCGCGACGATGGGCCACACGTCCTCGCCCCACTGCTTCATGGGCGCGCCCACCGTCACCTGCGCGGTGCCCGCTGTCATGCCCAGGTACTTCACGCGATATTGCGCCTGCTCACCGGGGCCGAACGCCGGGTT from Myxococcus guangdongensis encodes:
- a CDS encoding DUF3108 domain-containing protein, with product MRAQSNWGFAAVVAGLVWSATALGQEASANPAFGPGEQAQYRVKYLGMTAGTAQVTVGAPMKQWGEDVWPIVAVARSDALIGVWPIKDKFVSYWKADTQRVVGSDLHADENGKRRRQRIKMQPDGKSVFVVKQKEGEAPRESTAEVVEGTLDVTGATFALRNRELVVGGEYAYPVFTGSKSFTMRAKVESRETLKTELGAQEVFKTRVQAEFGGNLTSKRDMFVYLTTDGRHVPVRIEADFALGTVVAEITDYQPGRTLAVASAESGE